A genomic region of Methanobacterium sp. SMA-27 contains the following coding sequences:
- a CDS encoding arginine deiminase family protein, with amino-acid sequence MKAKINAEWDHLSKVAVHSPGIEMYFGLLDPFASLYERSFGMKDALKEHELLTYTLKHEFKIDIIPLKETIIEQADKSTPIHNKLISLAFKNLHYTGDITEVDRAKEEAEKNKKILDSNYYFNTILLNPNVELKSSTGTRMIQLHVTENEPLTNLYFMRDQQAVTDKGIVISKMSKPQRRREPQLTKFLWNSLEMPITCEIKDPGIFEGGDFIPMKEFSLIGVGDRTNMSGVEQILHEGLNYNEVGVVQQPKHPLLPSVKNDLMINMHLDTYFNVASDGVVVGCEPLLKNAPVEIYYRENQGEYVKSKEQTNLHDYILAKGFEIIDITTLEYLAYAANFLCVKNGTIVSVEVDRVVKDVINSLKDKAADNPEIYGNLLMQVKKDYKYLCNEGQFFPHKKEIYQHDIDAYPLNLINLTGGYGGAHCMTCALRRH; translated from the coding sequence ATGAAAGATGCATTAAAAGAACACGAACTACTTACTTACACCTTAAAACATGAATTCAAGATTGATATAATCCCACTAAAGGAAACTATAATTGAACAAGCCGATAAATCAACCCCAATTCATAACAAACTTATTAGTTTAGCATTTAAAAATCTGCATTATACAGGAGACATTACTGAAGTTGATCGTGCTAAAGAAGAAGCAGAAAAAAATAAGAAAATATTAGATTCAAATTACTACTTCAACACAATACTTTTAAATCCTAATGTTGAATTGAAATCAAGTACAGGCACGCGGATGATACAACTACATGTAACTGAAAATGAACCTCTAACAAATCTTTATTTCATGAGGGACCAACAGGCAGTTACAGATAAAGGAATAGTAATTTCAAAAATGTCCAAACCCCAGCGAAGAAGAGAACCGCAGCTAACCAAATTTTTATGGAATTCTCTTGAAATGCCTATCACCTGTGAAATTAAGGATCCTGGCATATTTGAAGGTGGAGACTTTATTCCTATGAAAGAATTTTCCTTAATTGGTGTTGGAGATCGTACTAATATGTCTGGTGTTGAACAAATACTCCATGAGGGTTTAAATTACAACGAAGTTGGTGTGGTTCAACAACCCAAACATCCATTATTACCCTCTGTAAAGAATGATTTGATGATAAATATGCATTTAGACACCTATTTCAATGTTGCTTCCGATGGAGTTGTTGTTGGATGTGAACCACTATTAAAGAATGCCCCAGTTGAGATATATTATAGGGAAAATCAGGGAGAATATGTTAAATCAAAAGAGCAAACAAATCTTCATGATTATATTTTGGCCAAGGGTTTTGAAATCATTGACATTACAACCCTCGAGTATCTTGCTTATGCAGCTAACTTCCTATGTGTGAAAAATGGTACTATTGTTTCTGTTGAAGTTGATCGTGTTGTGAAAGATGTGATAAATAGTTTAAAGGATAAAGCAGCTGATAATCCTGAAATATATGGAAATCTTTTAATGCAGGTAAAAAAGGATTATAAATATCTATGTAATGAAGGTCAGTTCTTCCCTCATAAAAAAGAGATTTATCAACATGATATTGATGCTTACCCACTGAACTTGATAAATCTCACAGGAGGATATGGAGGGGCCCACTGCATGACATGTGCACTTAGAAGACACTAA
- the arcC gene encoding carbamate kinase — translation MTVNILVSLGGNAILKHTDIGTAEEQLKNTKQTSSIIIELLREGYHVALTHGNGPQVGDILLSYDLAKEILPPMPLDVCVAQSQGMIGYMLQISLKNSLKDKDIEKSVVTILTQTLVHKDDPRLKIPSKPIGPYYAAKEVSKLRERGWSMVDDSGKGYRRIVPSPLPIGFIEESSIKSLFEKGELIIASGGGGIPVIKNENGHLQGLEAVVDKDHTSSLLGSLIGAEILLILTDVDKVSINYGKPYQQDLDHMTVSLAKKYLKEGHFPSGNMGPKIESIINFLENGGKKAIITSIENVFDALKGNAGTIITLI, via the coding sequence ATGACTGTAAACATATTGGTTTCATTGGGTGGAAATGCAATACTCAAACACACAGATATAGGTACTGCTGAAGAACAACTAAAAAACACGAAGCAAACTAGCAGCATTATCATCGAATTGTTAAGGGAAGGTTATCATGTTGCATTAACCCATGGTAACGGACCACAAGTAGGTGATATTCTGTTGTCATACGATCTTGCAAAGGAAATTTTACCTCCAATGCCATTAGATGTCTGTGTGGCCCAATCACAGGGAATGATAGGTTACATGTTGCAGATTTCATTAAAAAATTCTTTAAAAGACAAGGATATCGAAAAGTCTGTTGTTACTATTCTCACCCAAACTCTTGTTCATAAAGATGATCCACGTTTAAAAATTCCTTCAAAACCTATAGGCCCTTATTATGCTGCTAAAGAAGTATCTAAACTTCGTGAAAGGGGTTGGTCAATGGTTGATGATAGTGGAAAGGGATATCGTAGGATTGTGCCTTCACCACTGCCAATAGGATTTATAGAAGAATCTTCAATTAAATCATTATTTGAAAAAGGGGAATTGATAATTGCATCTGGTGGCGGTGGTATTCCTGTTATTAAAAATGAAAATGGCCATTTACAGGGATTAGAGGCAGTAGTAGATAAGGATCATACTTCATCCCTTCTAGGTTCTTTGATTGGTGCTGAGATACTTCTTATATTAACTGATGTTGATAAGGTTTCAATTAACTATGGAAAGCCATACCAACAAGATCTTGACCATATGACAGTTTCATTGGCAAAGAAATATCTTAAGGAAGGGCATTTCCCATCAGGAAATATGGGACCAAAAATAGAATCCATAATCAATTTTCTCGAAAATGGGGGTAAAAAAGCCATTATAACATCTATAGAAAATGTTTTTGATGCATTAAAGGGCAATGCCGGAACTATAATTACCCTAATCTAG
- a CDS encoding DUF2769 domain-containing protein yields the protein MEVGYNKRNLERCLCKSCPVQIDSICANERKLNMLDTLANMKEGSLMPEPANMAAIYCSIGKSTCADINTDEICQCNKCPVFSENNLSTLYYCKLGKED from the coding sequence ATGGAAGTTGGATATAATAAGAGAAATCTTGAAAGGTGCTTGTGTAAATCATGTCCAGTACAAATAGACAGTATATGTGCAAATGAAAGGAAATTAAACATGTTGGATACGTTAGCTAATATGAAAGAGGGTTCTTTAATGCCTGAACCTGCAAATATGGCTGCAATTTACTGTTCAATAGGTAAATCAACATGTGCGGATATAAACACAGATGAGATATGTCAGTGCAATAAATGTCCAGTTTTCAGTGAAAATAATCTTTCAACACTTTATTATTGTAAATTAGGAAAAGAAGACTAA
- a CDS encoding ATP-binding protein yields the protein MQKNTNTDEIIDKLCSIDELLLTEKNDNLNKNSDLHLKVYNLMTELVNENNKLNNSLDELMELKNRYSNFYHHSPIGYLILNKKGKIKEVNKTGAAMLGFDPENVINENFIQFIKDDFKIKFNEASLKSFDTNEIQYCKIEFIEKKPIYANIQIKPLFTANENFKEFEIIINDLTEIKNFEIELETKNENLNKKMEARIQELLKINLKLEKKIEDNKLTDKKLRAIKEREQCRSEEFARVLDAVPAAVWISHDNKGYLITGNQLSYDYLNIPPGANASKSLPPGDRPETFKIVKDGIDLKAEEMPIQKSSAGHEIRNFEFDIVYNDNKMRHMMGNATPLYDENRNPNGSVSVFIDITHHKIAEMKMEALVKDLERSNGELEQFAYITSHDLKEPLRMVSSFTQLLEKRYKGKIDQDADEFIGFIVDGAQRMQRLLDDLLEYARLTTADKKYEKIQIDDVVDEIINNLKIAIDESDADIKYDKLPMLFINRTEMVQLFQNLIGNSIKFRSKKTPKIHISVEDKGNKYVFPVKDNGIGIDPEYQKKIFKMFQRLHTIDEYDGTGIGLSIIKKIVENHKGFIWVKSEVGKGSTFFFSIPKND from the coding sequence ATGCAAAAAAACACCAATACCGATGAGATTATCGATAAACTTTGCTCAATAGACGAACTGCTGTTAACCGAGAAAAATGATAATTTAAATAAAAATTCTGATCTCCATCTGAAAGTTTATAATTTAATGACTGAATTGGTAAATGAAAATAATAAATTGAACAATTCCTTAGATGAATTAATGGAATTAAAAAATAGATATTCTAATTTTTACCACCACTCGCCCATAGGATATCTCATATTAAATAAAAAGGGAAAGATCAAAGAAGTTAATAAAACAGGAGCCGCCATGTTAGGCTTTGATCCTGAAAATGTTATTAATGAAAATTTTATTCAATTTATAAAAGATGATTTCAAAATAAAATTTAATGAAGCTTCATTAAAATCTTTTGATACAAATGAAATTCAATACTGCAAAATTGAATTCATTGAAAAAAAACCAATATATGCAAATATTCAAATCAAACCATTATTTACTGCTAATGAGAATTTCAAGGAATTTGAAATAATTATAAATGATCTTACTGAAATTAAAAATTTTGAAATTGAATTAGAAACTAAGAATGAGAATTTAAATAAGAAGATGGAAGCACGTATACAAGAGCTTTTGAAAATCAACTTGAAATTGGAGAAAAAAATTGAAGACAACAAATTAACCGATAAAAAACTTCGTGCAATTAAGGAACGTGAACAGTGCCGTTCAGAAGAATTTGCAAGGGTTTTAGATGCTGTTCCTGCTGCTGTCTGGATCTCACACGATAATAAAGGTTATTTGATAACAGGAAATCAATTGTCTTATGATTATCTAAATATTCCTCCTGGTGCAAATGCATCTAAATCACTACCACCTGGAGATAGGCCTGAAACATTTAAAATAGTTAAAGATGGTATTGATTTGAAAGCAGAAGAAATGCCCATTCAAAAATCATCTGCAGGTCATGAAATAAGAAATTTTGAATTCGATATTGTTTATAACGACAATAAAATGAGGCATATGATGGGAAATGCAACACCATTGTACGATGAAAATCGTAACCCTAATGGGTCCGTTTCTGTTTTCATAGATATAACCCACCATAAAATTGCTGAAATGAAAATGGAAGCACTTGTCAAGGATTTAGAGCGATCAAACGGAGAATTAGAGCAGTTTGCATATATCACATCCCATGATTTAAAGGAACCACTGCGAATGGTTTCATCATTCACTCAGCTTCTTGAAAAACGATACAAAGGTAAGATTGACCAAGATGCTGATGAATTTATTGGATTTATAGTTGATGGTGCCCAACGTATGCAACGTTTGTTAGATGATCTTTTAGAATATGCCAGGCTCACAACTGCAGATAAAAAATATGAAAAGATTCAAATCGATGATGTTGTTGATGAGATTATTAACAATTTAAAAATTGCAATTGATGAAAGTGATGCAGATATAAAATATGATAAGCTACCAATGCTATTTATCAATCGAACAGAGATGGTACAATTATTCCAAAATTTAATTGGCAACTCAATAAAATTCCGAAGTAAAAAAACGCCAAAAATTCATATTTCAGTAGAGGATAAAGGAAATAAATATGTTTTTCCTGTTAAAGACAATGGAATAGGTATTGATCCAGAATATCAAAAGAAAATATTTAAGATGTTCCAGCGATTGCATACAATCGATGAATACGATGGAACAGGAATTGGATTGTCAATTATAAAAAAAATAGTTGAAAATCATAAAGGATTCATATGGGTTAAATCAGAAGTGGGTAAAGGATCAACATTTTTCTTTAGCATCCCAAAAAACGATTGA
- a CDS encoding SRPBCC domain-containing protein has protein sequence MNKTIRKLYKISSPPDDVWQALVDPEMIDKWSGSSNKMDSEVGTNFELWNGDIFGKNLEVIPGKKLVQEWYGGNWPKPSKVSFTIKKDQNGTILELEQINVPDEQFEDIDIGWDEYYLGPMKEMLENNS, from the coding sequence ATGAATAAGACAATTAGAAAATTATATAAAATTTCATCTCCACCAGATGATGTTTGGCAGGCTTTGGTTGATCCTGAAATGATAGATAAGTGGAGTGGTAGTTCAAATAAGATGGATTCTGAGGTTGGAACAAATTTTGAGCTTTGGAATGGTGATATTTTTGGAAAGAATTTAGAAGTTATTCCTGGAAAAAAACTGGTTCAAGAGTGGTATGGTGGTAACTGGCCCAAACCATCAAAAGTTTCATTTACAATTAAAAAAGATCAAAACGGAACAATTCTCGAACTTGAGCAAATTAACGTCCCGGATGAACAGTTTGAAGACATTGATATTGGATGGGATGAATATTATCTCGGTCCGATGAAAGAAATGCTTGAAAATAATTCTTAA
- a CDS encoding response regulator: MDTKPIKVLLIEDNIGDYQIILRMLDKSENTKVELTHVPRLSTGLKVLQNDIFDIILLDLGLPDCQGLKSFQVTLKKHPSIPIIILTGLANEETGINAIKYGAQDYLVKGEFNGKLLVRAIQYAIERKKVEGLFIY, from the coding sequence ATGGACACTAAACCAATAAAAGTATTATTAATCGAAGATAATATTGGTGATTATCAAATAATACTCAGAATGCTCGATAAAAGTGAAAATACTAAAGTTGAACTAACTCATGTTCCAAGATTATCTACCGGATTAAAAGTTCTCCAAAATGATATATTTGACATTATACTTTTAGATCTAGGCTTACCTGATTGTCAGGGGTTAAAATCTTTTCAGGTTACATTAAAGAAACATCCGTCAATTCCAATTATTATACTGACTGGTTTGGCAAACGAAGAAACTGGAATTAATGCCATAAAATATGGTGCTCAGGATTATTTAGTAAAAGGAGAATTTAACGGCAAATTATTGGTAAGGGCTATTCAATATGCAATTGAACGTAAGAAAGTAGAAGGTTTATTTATTTATTAA
- a CDS encoding exopolysaccharide biosynthesis protein: protein MVKISDCEKGYSYTITQISGRIPLEGMTLREFLELIGKRGRLITCMVLAAPFLIPISIPGTGVVVGFIILIISLSIMLNKYYLVPDILLNREMSYTNLVKVLNACIRILSFLGKYMKPRLKLMTNKKFSSISNNIFLVISSVLFIIPLPIPLTDTLPALGIFFLSTGILECDGYLILSGYFVVVITAIYFTLFTLMGLKIIFGLNIFR from the coding sequence GTGGTTAAGATATCTGATTGTGAAAAGGGTTATTCTTACACGATCACCCAAATATCCGGAAGAATTCCTCTAGAAGGAATGACTTTAAGAGAATTTTTAGAATTAATAGGTAAACGTGGCAGATTAATAACCTGTATGGTACTTGCAGCACCATTTTTGATACCTATATCAATCCCTGGAACCGGGGTTGTTGTTGGATTTATTATTTTGATAATCAGTTTGAGTATAATGCTCAATAAATACTATTTAGTGCCGGATATATTATTAAATCGTGAAATGTCGTATACTAACCTTGTTAAAGTGCTGAATGCTTGTATCAGAATTTTATCTTTTCTTGGAAAATATATGAAACCACGATTAAAATTAATGACAAATAAAAAGTTTAGCAGTATATCAAACAATATTTTTCTAGTTATAAGTTCTGTTCTTTTTATTATCCCATTACCAATTCCGCTGACAGACACATTACCTGCATTGGGAATATTCTTTCTATCTACAGGGATACTTGAATGCGATGGTTATTTAATTCTCTCAGGATATTTTGTGGTTGTTATAACAGCAATCTACTTCACATTATTTACATTAATGGGGTTAAAAATTATTTTTGGATTAAATATTTTTAGATAA
- a CDS encoding Hsp20/alpha crystallin family protein — protein MVEKDNVKLKSSKMNTEKIENKNISMDLHKKADSKKYETSDTSLNDIITYIKDKQEEFNRVLSDYTIFNNKTMVDIIETNDSIIFIADLPRLKKEDVEIAIGEDIVDICAEFEDDVTDKDVNYIQRERSYGKIDRSFTLPTKVDFEKAEGTFKDSVLTLKIPKLEKKRLKLKID, from the coding sequence ATGGTTGAAAAAGATAATGTAAAACTGAAATCAAGTAAAATGAACACAGAAAAAATTGAAAATAAAAATATTTCTATGGATTTACATAAAAAGGCAGATTCTAAAAAATATGAAACCTCTGACACATCATTAAATGATATAATAACTTACATCAAAGACAAACAGGAAGAATTCAACAGGGTTTTATCTGATTATACTATTTTTAATAATAAAACAATGGTTGATATAATAGAAACTAATGATTCAATTATTTTCATTGCAGATCTTCCTCGGCTGAAAAAAGAAGATGTAGAAATTGCAATTGGAGAAGATATAGTGGATATATGTGCTGAATTTGAAGATGATGTAACTGATAAAGATGTTAATTACATTCAAAGGGAACGGAGCTATGGTAAGATCGATAGATCTTTTACACTACCAACCAAAGTAGACTTTGAAAAAGCTGAAGGTACGTTCAAAGACTCAGTATTAACTCTAAAAATTCCTAAATTAGAGAAAAAAAGGTTAAAGCTAAAAATTGATTAA
- a CDS encoding metalloregulator ArsR/SmtB family transcription factor — MTSHDCEIDLADETAVREVKSKMLDNEIFLKISEDFKIFSDPTRVKILYALSQRELCVCDLASLLEMTHSAISHQLRIMRNSNLVKFKKVGKNVYYSLRDEHINIMLRMGIEHASESIIKG; from the coding sequence ATGACTAGTCATGATTGTGAAATTGATCTAGCTGATGAAACTGCTGTAAGAGAAGTAAAATCAAAAATGTTAGATAACGAGATATTCTTAAAGATCTCCGAAGATTTTAAAATTTTCAGCGACCCCACAAGGGTTAAAATTCTCTATGCATTATCTCAAAGAGAGTTATGTGTTTGTGATCTAGCATCGCTACTAGAAATGACACACTCTGCTATATCACATCAACTGAGAATTATGCGAAATAGCAATCTAGTTAAATTCAAAAAAGTAGGTAAAAACGTTTATTATTCCCTCCGAGATGAGCATATCAATATTATGTTAAGAATGGGAATTGAACATGCTAGTGAATCAATAATTAAAGGGTGA
- a CDS encoding cation diffusion facilitator family transporter yields the protein MDKTDERQKIGRNASAVAISGNTFLTIFNFIIGLISGSSALVAESAHTLSDVLTSIIAFIGFKIGMKPADDDHQYGHGRAEPLVGLVIVVFLVVVAYEILSGVYIKLTSTTPLAPPELIAALMAFIGIFINLAMTTYLMRAGKKINSPAIIADGQHQKVDIFSCIAILVGVIGAQLGFPILDPLVAIFISIIVIKTAFELARDNVNVIMGKVPSDTILDEVRSAAKKVDNVKGVHSIKINPMGPYSSAELHIEVDGNIKLKDAHEIAHNVEKRIINDVSAIKMAIIHVCPFEEECATSGNDKVL from the coding sequence TTGGATAAAACAGATGAAAGACAAAAAATCGGTAGAAATGCTTCAGCTGTTGCAATTTCTGGAAATACATTTCTAACTATTTTCAACTTCATAATAGGTTTAATTTCTGGAAGTAGTGCCCTGGTTGCTGAATCAGCACATACTCTATCAGATGTTTTAACATCCATAATTGCTTTTATTGGTTTCAAAATTGGAATGAAACCCGCAGATGATGATCATCAATATGGGCATGGAAGAGCGGAACCATTGGTTGGACTTGTAATAGTTGTCTTTTTGGTTGTTGTTGCATACGAGATTTTGAGTGGTGTGTATATAAAACTTACATCCACCACTCCTTTAGCACCTCCAGAATTAATTGCAGCCTTAATGGCATTTATTGGTATATTCATAAACTTGGCTATGACAACTTATCTTATGAGGGCAGGGAAAAAAATTAACAGTCCTGCCATAATAGCTGATGGACAGCATCAAAAAGTGGATATATTTTCATGTATTGCAATTTTAGTTGGAGTAATAGGGGCTCAATTAGGTTTTCCAATATTAGACCCTCTTGTAGCTATTTTCATTTCCATAATTGTTATTAAAACAGCTTTTGAACTTGCAAGAGACAATGTAAATGTTATAATGGGAAAAGTACCATCCGATACTATTTTAGACGAAGTTAGATCTGCAGCAAAAAAAGTTGATAATGTTAAAGGAGTTCATAGTATAAAAATAAATCCAATGGGCCCATATTCCTCTGCAGAACTCCATATTGAAGTTGATGGAAATATAAAATTAAAAGATGCACATGAAATAGCACATAACGTAGAAAAACGGATAATTAATGATGTATCTGCAATAAAGATGGCCATAATCCATGTATGTCCATTCGAAGAAGAATGTGCCACATCAGGAAATGATAAAGTACTTTAA
- a CDS encoding DUF4326 domain-containing protein — protein MTIRVRNENTWESEENEFVEYVGKGSVLENPYTSGCRRKLKDQYRKYLIELSSESPEWQRIVELKKIHEDGEDLNLLCSCYPDPCHSNIIIDAITGKISPKKD, from the coding sequence ATGACAATAAGAGTGAGAAATGAAAACACTTGGGAAAGCGAAGAAAATGAATTTGTTGAATACGTTGGAAAGGGTTCAGTTCTTGAAAATCCATATACAAGCGGCTGTAGAAGAAAATTAAAGGATCAATACAGAAAATATTTAATTGAACTATCAAGTGAGAGCCCTGAATGGCAGAGAATCGTTGAATTAAAAAAAATACATGAAGATGGAGAAGATTTGAATCTTTTATGCTCCTGCTACCCTGATCCTTGCCACTCTAACATTATCATCGATGCAATAACCGGAAAAATCAGTCCAAAAAAAGATTAA
- a CDS encoding TrkA family potassium uptake protein, whose amino-acid sequence MYVIIMGGGRVGLTLASAMIKASFDVTLIEKDQELCNQAASELDALVICGNGTDLKSLEEANISEADAFVAATGNDEANLLACILVKDYNPKKLIARISDPTHEEAFRKVGIDATVSPELTAAAYLEKLIIRPKIADMVILGKGNAELLDIPVENSKVMGKKIGEISPTKNYVICAIYKGPEYEIRMPEPEIILEAGDKISILIKTKHIKDVVKKFLK is encoded by the coding sequence ATGTATGTGATTATCATGGGTGGTGGAAGAGTTGGACTGACACTTGCTTCAGCAATGATAAAAGCCAGTTTTGACGTTACTCTCATAGAAAAGGATCAAGAACTCTGCAACCAAGCAGCAAGTGAATTAGATGCCCTTGTTATATGTGGAAATGGTACAGATTTAAAATCTTTAGAAGAAGCTAATATATCTGAAGCAGATGCATTTGTTGCAGCAACTGGAAATGATGAAGCTAACTTACTTGCATGTATCCTGGTTAAAGATTACAATCCAAAAAAACTTATTGCTAGAATAAGTGATCCAACTCATGAAGAGGCTTTTAGAAAAGTTGGTATCGATGCAACTGTAAGTCCAGAACTCACAGCAGCAGCTTATCTTGAAAAACTGATTATAAGGCCAAAAATTGCAGATATGGTTATTCTTGGTAAAGGTAATGCAGAACTTTTAGATATTCCCGTTGAAAACAGTAAAGTTATGGGGAAAAAAATCGGAGAAATAAGTCCAACAAAAAATTATGTTATATGTGCCATTTATAAAGGTCCAGAATATGAAATCCGTATGCCAGAACCAGAGATTATACTAGAAGCAGGGGATAAAATTTCCATTCTTATAAAAACTAAACATATCAAAGATGTTGTAAAGAAGTTCCTAAAATAA
- a CDS encoding TrkH family potassium uptake protein — MRSVHKLKKIELYSIIHYTGYICILLGLVMLVPIIVALIYGEYKYITPFIYSSIVSLVIGVLLFKSFDNKKEISIKSAMIFVTLIWLIGSAIAALPYYLSGDLSYLNAYFEAMSGFTTTGFSMYNLDYASFTMNFWRAFTQWLGGIGIIVMALTILSSPAVNIMRMYSAEGREERLAPSIRHTSRIILYIYLLYTAISIILFKLAGMPVFDSIFYAFTALSTGGFALENASIAVYNNMWIEIVAIIVMIIGATNFALHYTVLKGNWREYFKDIESKVSWALLIGGTLLVALFLYNGSVYGHDIFTSLRYSAFQVVTALTTTGLQTANPSDIPVQWEGLGIFILTLLMIIGAGACSTGGGIKWLRIGILVKGMWWEIKSLLLPQSAVISRKIHHVSDIKINENLLRLTGLFVFSYIVVYIISVIIVLFYYQNLPQVLFEVASGLSNVGLGSALLTSTSPVVVKLVFIIDMWIGRLEIWPILLLMAIAVQNTIRK; from the coding sequence TTGAGATCTGTTCACAAATTAAAAAAAATAGAATTATATTCAATTATCCATTACACTGGTTATATTTGTATATTATTAGGGCTTGTAATGCTTGTACCTATAATTGTGGCCCTTATTTACGGAGAATATAAATATATAACTCCATTTATTTATTCATCTATCGTAAGTCTCGTAATAGGAGTATTACTTTTTAAAAGTTTTGATAACAAAAAGGAAATCTCGATAAAAAGTGCGATGATATTTGTGACTCTTATATGGCTTATTGGCAGTGCTATCGCAGCCCTTCCATACTATTTATCTGGAGATTTATCATATCTTAATGCTTATTTTGAAGCAATGTCAGGTTTTACAACTACTGGTTTCAGTATGTACAACCTTGATTATGCATCTTTCACTATGAATTTCTGGCGTGCATTCACACAGTGGCTTGGTGGAATCGGTATTATTGTTATGGCGTTAACTATTTTATCATCACCAGCTGTTAATATAATGAGGATGTACTCTGCAGAGGGTAGGGAAGAAAGGTTGGCCCCCAGCATTAGGCATACTTCACGTATAATATTGTATATTTATCTTTTATACACTGCAATTTCAATAATTCTCTTTAAACTCGCAGGCATGCCTGTCTTTGATTCTATTTTCTATGCTTTTACCGCCCTTTCTACAGGAGGATTTGCACTTGAAAATGCAAGCATAGCTGTTTACAATAATATGTGGATTGAAATAGTTGCAATAATAGTCATGATCATTGGAGCAACCAATTTCGCACTTCACTACACCGTGCTCAAGGGTAATTGGAGAGAATATTTTAAAGATATTGAATCCAAGGTTTCATGGGCATTATTAATTGGAGGAACATTGCTAGTTGCATTATTCCTCTACAATGGATCTGTATATGGACACGATATATTTACTTCGCTAAGATACTCTGCATTCCAGGTTGTAACAGCTTTAACAACCACGGGACTTCAAACAGCAAATCCCTCTGATATTCCAGTTCAGTGGGAAGGTCTGGGCATATTTATACTCACTCTGTTAATGATCATTGGTGCAGGTGCCTGTTCAACTGGTGGAGGTATCAAATGGTTAAGAATAGGTATACTTGTTAAAGGTATGTGGTGGGAGATTAAATCATTATTACTCCCCCAAAGTGCAGTTATATCACGTAAAATTCACCATGTGAGTGATATTAAAATTAATGAGAATTTATTAAGATTAACTGGATTGTTTGTGTTCAGTTACATTGTTGTTTATATCATAAGTGTGATAATTGTACTATTTTATTATCAGAACCTTCCACAAGTTCTTTTTGAAGTTGCATCTGGCCTGAGTAACGTTGGATTGGGATCAGCACTTCTTACATCTACATCCCCCGTGGTTGTGAAACTGGTTTTCATAATAGATATGTGGATAGGTAGACTTGAAATATGGCCCATACTTCTATTAATGGCAATTGCAGTTCAAAATACCATTAGAAAATAA
- a CDS encoding universal stress protein — protein MTKKILLPTDGSKNAERAGEYVISLADISGADIIVLNVIDTNYLDALPQPDLRKSLDIELRADGQKAVEKFQKKLEESQCNGVCKNINFKTLIKEGKPADAILKTIDEEGVDQVVMGKSGKHGLERAILGRTTDRVVRDANIPVNVIT, from the coding sequence ATGACCAAAAAAATATTGTTACCAACAGATGGTTCAAAAAATGCTGAAAGGGCAGGTGAGTATGTTATATCACTTGCAGATATTAGTGGTGCAGATATAATTGTATTAAATGTTATAGACACCAACTACCTTGACGCACTCCCACAACCAGACCTCAGGAAAAGTTTAGATATAGAATTAAGAGCAGACGGTCAAAAGGCTGTTGAAAAATTCCAGAAGAAACTTGAAGAAAGCCAGTGTAATGGTGTATGTAAAAATATAAATTTTAAAACCTTAATTAAGGAAGGTAAACCCGCAGATGCTATTCTTAAAACCATTGATGAAGAAGGTGTTGATCAGGTTGTAATGGGAAAATCGGGTAAACATGGATTGGAGAGAGCTATACTTGGAAGGACCACTGACAGAGTGGTTAGGGATGCCAATATACCAGTTAATGTAATAACATAA